The DNA sequence ACTGCCGCTGATGGCGCTCGGGATCGGCACGGTCGCGCTGCTGGTGAGCGGTCCCACCAACCGGGCGCTCGGCTTCGGTCCGTAGCCGCCGGGGCCGGCCGGGCGCGGGCGCTCAGTAGCCGCCGGCGCGGCGGGTCAGCAGCGAGATGGTGGCGCGACCGTCGACCGCCTTGGCGCCGGCCCCGGTGGTCAGCGCCGTGAGCACCTTCCACGCGAAGGACGACTCGGACGGCAGCGTGGCGCCCCGCACGGTCGGCACGGTCACCTCGACGGTGAGCGCGTCCTCGGTGACCGCGAAGCGGCACTCCAGCTCGGCGTCGCGGGTGGCGATCGCGAGCAGCATGGCGCACGCCTCGTCGACCGCGATGCGCAGGTCCTCGATCTCGTCGAGGGCGAACTGGAGCCGGGCCGCGAGGCCGGCCGTGGCGGTGCGGAGCACGCCGAGGTAACCACCGTCGGCGGGCACGGTGAGGTGCACGACGTCGTCGTCCGTCGTCGGCTGCCCGGTCAGTTGAGTCACGCCTCATCCCCCCGGTGCGGGACTCTACCCGGTCAGGCGGCCGGGCGCGTGGGCGCGGGCGTCACCTGCGCGGCGAGATCGCGCAACGCGGCCCCGGCCAGCCGGTACGGCGTCCACTCGTCCATCGGGGTGGCCCCGATCGCGGCGTAGAACCGGGCCGCCGGATTCCAGTGGAGCATCCACCAGTCGAGCCGTTGGTAGCCGCGCTCCACACAGATCGCGGCCAGCGTGGCCAGCAGTCGCCGGCCGGCGCCGGTGCCCCGGGCGTCCGGGCGGACGTAGAGGTCCTCCAGGTAGATGCCGTGCACGCCGGCCCAGGTGGAGAAGTTGAGGAACCAGAGCGCGAAGCCCACCGGCTGGTCCGCCGCGTCCACCGCGACGTGCCCGAACAGCGCCGGCGTGCGCCCGCCCGGCGGGTCCGGGGCCGCGCCGCCACCCGGAGCGCCCGGGAAGAGCGCCGCGTGGAGCTGTCCGGTGGTGAGGTGGCACTGCTCCGGGGCGCGCTCGTACTCGGCGAGCTCGTGCACCATGGCGACGACGG is a window from the Micromonospora sp. DSM 45708 genome containing:
- a CDS encoding GNAT family N-acetyltransferase, whose product is MTSPVAAPTIRPVRPEDVPAVVAMVHELAEYERAPEQCHLTTGQLHAALFPGAPGGGAAPDPPGGRTPALFGHVAVDAADQPVGFALWFLNFSTWAGVHGIYLEDLYVRPDARGTGAGRRLLATLAAICVERGYQRLDWWMLHWNPAARFYAAIGATPMDEWTPYRLAGAALRDLAAQVTPAPTRPAA
- a CDS encoding ATP-binding protein, with protein sequence MTQLTGQPTTDDDVVHLTVPADGGYLGVLRTATAGLAARLQFALDEIEDLRIAVDEACAMLLAIATRDAELECRFAVTEDALTVEVTVPTVRGATLPSESSFAWKVLTALTTGAGAKAVDGRATISLLTRRAGGY